The following proteins are encoded in a genomic region of Nicotiana sylvestris chromosome 4, ASM39365v2, whole genome shotgun sequence:
- the LOC104240053 gene encoding PLASTID TRANSCRIPTIONALLY ACTIVE protein 6, chloroplastic, whose translation MSAAQLFFPLPPNLSTFSTTPSSQALFTISFAKPISSNPNSVKQSLTTKRRRDFRVFADDGDADGGGPDDYDMDEDEVEEADNKKDFDVDYDTLLGGASLTVAATGDDIAMVHSSSFVFTQGWDSEKIVDYRINEEEFHKISLLDCDFFIRKPPDPDNDVYDFREMYVTPPDTDIYAIPRVLAPMPQKYIRCAMSDYGCYNVTEPPIDAPRDPMYKSEREVSKVFLTKHYRNRRAGDPEFALDFEEIYVIDSKTKSITRAKVVVTVPGGRNRDRKNDLLVIRDNGTSFKIIPSEERDDPTTVIEKEEWKKSRQDMERHLRKLRDFSVSNWF comes from the exons ATGAGCGCTGCTCAGCTTTTCTTCCCGCTTCCACCAAACCTTTCAACCTTCTCCACTACACCTTCTTCACAAGCCCTTTTCACCATTTCGTTTGCTAAGCCAATTTCCAGCAACCCCAATTCTGTTAAACAAAGTTTAACCACAAAAAGGAGGCGGGATTTCAGGGTATTCGCCGACGACGGGGATGCAGACGGGGGAGGACCAGATGATTACGATATGGACGAGGATGAGGTGGAAGAAGCAGACAATAAAAAAGATTTTGATGTTGACTATGATACCCTCTTAGGTGGTGCTTCTTTAACTGTTGCTGCTACTGGTGATGACATTGCGATGGTTCATAGCAGTAGCTTTGTGTTTACTCAAGGATGGGACTCCGAGAAAATCGTGGATTATAGAATTAATGAGGAGGAGTTTCATAAAATTAGCCTCCTTGATTGTGATTTCTTCATTCGTAAACCTCCTGACCCTGATAATGATGTTTATGACTTTCGTGAG ATGTATGTTACGCCACCAGATACGGATATATATGCCATTCCCAGAGTTCTTGCACCAATGCCTCAGAAG TATATTAGGTGTGCAATGAGTGATTATGGGTGCTACAACGTGACAGAGCCTCCCATTGATGCACCTAGAGATCCTATGTATAAATCAGAAAGGGAAGTTTCCAAG GTATTCTTAACAAAGCATTACAGAAACCGCAGGGCTGGTGATCCAGAATTTGCTCTTGATTTTGAAGAAATATACGTTATTGATTCGAAAACCAAATCAATCACAAGAGCCAAAGTAGTG gTGACAGTTCCTGGAGGAAGAAACAGGGACAGAAAGAATGATTTGCTTGTCATCCGTGATAATGGGACCTCGTTCAAAATTATACCATCA GAGGAAAGAGATGATCCAACCACTGTGATAGAGAAAGAGGAATGGAAGAAGTCAAGGCAAGACATGGAAAGACACCTTAGGAAGCTAAGGGACTTCAGTGTTTCAAATTGGTTTTAG